A genomic segment from Frateuria edaphi encodes:
- a CDS encoding TolC family protein, with translation MRHPFFCLAAGAAMATMLAGCATYRPAPVDPAEARAQWQARRLDDPALAAQLRPWLPARDHGRWPPARYGRAELVLAAFALNPDVAEARAHLAEASAAVTTAAARANPTLGLALERYTQAQAGSAPWLWGLSTDFLLDGGLRRRLRVQLANQGVRGARLDYAGKLWSVRSAVRDALEQQWIARRQETLASRTVAAATALELAARQRVAWGEDAPQVDLQAVQTLARARSDEAAAIQRAASAQAQLARAIGVPVAALQGVDLRWDDFDRPAAPSPAQLDTLADHALLARSDLERALVDYADRESELHQQVHAQYPQLSLGPGYTYDHGIRKLTFNASLSLPVFNQNQGPIAEARARREAAAAHVRAVQADIASAIDAARSRLAAALPALSAARAGEQAAVRAREQAEHAFKLGAIDRAALLDARLAALAMGQSTLTALDAAWQAEAALEAALRAPLDPTEAALRPAAGDHS, from the coding sequence ATGCGCCATCCTTTTTTTTGCCTGGCCGCCGGCGCCGCGATGGCGACCATGTTGGCCGGCTGTGCCACTTACCGCCCCGCGCCGGTCGACCCGGCCGAGGCGCGTGCGCAGTGGCAGGCGCGCCGGCTGGATGATCCGGCCCTCGCCGCGCAGTTGCGTCCGTGGCTGCCGGCGCGCGATCACGGGCGGTGGCCGCCCGCGCGTTACGGCCGCGCCGAACTGGTACTGGCGGCCTTCGCGCTCAACCCGGACGTCGCCGAGGCGCGCGCTCACCTGGCCGAGGCCAGCGCAGCGGTGACGACGGCGGCGGCGCGCGCCAACCCGACGTTGGGTCTGGCGCTGGAACGCTACACGCAGGCGCAGGCCGGCAGCGCGCCCTGGTTGTGGGGCCTGAGCACGGATTTCCTGCTTGATGGCGGCCTGCGCCGGCGCCTGCGCGTGCAACTGGCCAACCAGGGCGTGCGCGGCGCGCGGCTGGATTACGCAGGCAAGCTGTGGAGCGTGCGCAGCGCCGTGCGCGACGCACTGGAACAGCAATGGATCGCCCGTCGCCAGGAGACCCTGGCCTCCCGCACGGTGGCCGCCGCCACTGCGCTGGAGCTGGCCGCGCGCCAACGCGTGGCATGGGGCGAGGATGCGCCGCAGGTCGACCTGCAGGCCGTGCAGACGCTGGCCCGGGCGCGCAGTGATGAGGCTGCCGCCATCCAGCGCGCCGCCAGCGCACAGGCGCAACTGGCGCGTGCGATCGGCGTGCCGGTCGCGGCGCTGCAGGGGGTCGACCTGCGCTGGGACGATTTCGACCGGCCCGCCGCGCCGTCGCCTGCCCAGTTGGACACACTTGCCGACCACGCCCTGCTGGCGCGCAGCGACCTGGAGCGTGCGCTGGTGGACTACGCCGATCGCGAGAGCGAACTGCACCAGCAGGTTCACGCGCAGTACCCGCAGCTCTCGCTCGGTCCGGGCTATACCTACGACCACGGCATCCGCAAGCTCACCTTCAACGCCAGCCTCAGCCTGCCTGTGTTCAACCAGAACCAGGGGCCGATCGCCGAGGCGCGCGCGCGACGTGAAGCGGCCGCGGCCCACGTACGCGCGGTGCAGGCCGATATCGCCAGCGCCATCGACGCGGCGCGCTCGCGGCTTGCCGCGGCGCTGCCGGCGCTGTCGGCCGCGCGCGCGGGAGAGCAGGCCGCCGTGCGGGCACGCGAACAGGCCGAACACGCATTCAAGCTCGGTGCCATCGACCGCGCCGCCCTGCTGGACGCACGCCTGGCCGCGCTTGCGATGGGCCAGTCGACGCTCACCGCGCTCGACGCCGCCTGGCAGGCCGAGGCGGCGCTGGAAGCTGCGCTGCGCGCTCCCCTCGATCCGACCGAGGCCGCGTTGCGGCCCGCCGCGGGAGATCACTCATGA
- a CDS encoding GNAT family N-acetyltransferase encodes MSDSNFLIRLAEDDDDFILGLVPRFVEFPLPPWRKRHTCIEGIRKDLLRHLEDGTANDFLFIAEDGDGTVVGFIELQKTQDFFTGRTNCHINNVAVAPAHEGRGVGKALMTHAEAWAREHRCALITLAVFPGNERARAIYEAAGYGVDLLRMVKPVQ; translated from the coding sequence ATGAGCGATTCGAATTTCCTGATCCGCCTGGCCGAGGACGACGACGACTTCATCCTCGGGTTGGTCCCGCGTTTCGTGGAGTTTCCCCTCCCGCCCTGGCGCAAACGGCACACGTGCATCGAGGGCATCCGCAAGGACTTGCTGCGCCACCTCGAGGACGGCACCGCCAACGACTTCCTCTTCATCGCCGAAGACGGCGACGGCACCGTGGTCGGTTTCATCGAACTGCAGAAGACGCAGGACTTCTTTACCGGCCGCACCAACTGCCACATCAACAACGTGGCGGTGGCGCCCGCCCATGAAGGCCGCGGCGTGGGCAAGGCGCTGATGACCCACGCCGAGGCGTGGGCCCGCGAACACCGCTGTGCGCTGATCACCCTGGCGGTTTTCCCGGGCAACGAGCGGGCACGCGCGATCTACGAGGCCGCCGGCTACGGCGTCGACCTGCTGCGGATGGTCAAGCCGGTCCAGTAA
- a CDS encoding SapC family protein yields the protein MAEVLFYERPVPLNRNQHKDLRLKSIPGVKFAAAAHSVPLTAAEFPIAARDVPILFAGQSIEDAGPMALLGLRQNENLLVDENGKWAQGVYVPAFVRRYPFILAEKPAGAEGEDFTVFLDESYEGFGSDEGERLFKEDGTDSEMLANAVGFLGEFQQHVTRTHAFMEQLRKHDLLEPRNIRLEKDGNAINLNGLFVVNEEKLRQLDEKTAHEFLKEGVMGWIYAHLLSLPNIDRLVQRLDQRERAKA from the coding sequence GTGGCTGAAGTACTTTTCTACGAGCGCCCGGTGCCGCTCAACCGCAACCAGCACAAGGACCTGCGCCTGAAGAGCATCCCCGGCGTGAAGTTCGCCGCCGCGGCGCACTCGGTGCCGCTGACGGCCGCGGAGTTCCCGATCGCCGCGCGCGACGTGCCGATCCTGTTCGCTGGCCAGAGCATCGAGGATGCCGGCCCGATGGCGCTGCTGGGCCTGCGCCAGAACGAGAACCTGCTGGTGGACGAGAACGGCAAGTGGGCGCAGGGCGTGTACGTGCCGGCCTTCGTGCGCCGCTACCCGTTCATCCTGGCCGAGAAGCCGGCGGGCGCCGAGGGTGAGGACTTCACCGTCTTCCTCGACGAGTCCTACGAGGGTTTTGGCAGCGACGAGGGCGAGCGCCTGTTCAAGGAAGACGGCACCGACAGCGAAATGCTGGCCAACGCCGTCGGGTTCCTGGGCGAGTTCCAGCAACACGTGACGCGCACCCACGCGTTCATGGAACAGCTGCGCAAGCACGACCTGCTCGAGCCGCGCAACATCCGCCTGGAGAAGGACGGCAACGCGATCAACCTCAACGGCCTGTTCGTGGTCAACGAGGAAAAGCTGCGCCAGCTCGACGAGAAGACCGCGCACGAGTTCCTCAAGGAAGGCGTGATGGGCTGGATCTACGCGCACCTGCTGTCGCTGCCCAACATCGACCGCCTGGTGCAGCGCCTGGACCAGCGCGAGCGGGCGAAGGCCTGA
- a CDS encoding HAD family hydrolase, producing the protein MANLALFDFDGTITTRETMAAFMYRAVPARRQAWGRLLLAPWVAGYKCGVVSGVAVRAAVVRVGFAGVALASVQAHGAAFADEALPPLLRPEAMARVHWHQRQGDTVVVVSGGLDVYLAPWCRRHGLALVCSTLEHRDGRFTGRYLGAQCVNEEKARRVRAHYDLARFGHIYAYGDTHEDLALLDLAHHRFYRGQEQLAHA; encoded by the coding sequence GTGGCGAACCTTGCGCTGTTCGACTTCGACGGAACGATCACCACCCGCGAGACCATGGCGGCCTTCATGTATCGCGCCGTACCGGCGCGCCGGCAGGCGTGGGGAAGGCTGCTGCTGGCTCCCTGGGTCGCCGGCTACAAGTGTGGCGTGGTCTCGGGCGTGGCGGTGCGCGCCGCCGTGGTGCGAGTCGGCTTCGCCGGCGTGGCGCTCGCGAGCGTACAGGCCCACGGCGCGGCGTTTGCCGACGAGGCACTTCCGCCGCTGCTGCGGCCGGAAGCGATGGCGCGCGTCCATTGGCACCAGCGGCAGGGCGACACCGTGGTGGTGGTTTCCGGCGGGCTGGACGTCTATCTCGCGCCCTGGTGCCGCCGGCACGGCCTGGCGCTGGTCTGCTCCACGCTGGAACATCGCGATGGGCGCTTCACCGGCCGATACCTGGGCGCACAGTGCGTGAACGAGGAAAAGGCCCGGCGGGTACGCGCCCATTACGACCTGGCGAGGTTCGGGCACATCTATGCCTATGGCGACACGCACGAGGATCTTGCGTTGCTGGATCTCGCGCACCACCGCTTCTATCGCGGCCAGGAACAGTTGGCGCACGCCTGA
- a CDS encoding low affinity iron permease family protein: protein MSKLSQAFRSFAEATARYSGKPAAFLIAAAVIVVWAITGPMFSFNDTWQLVINTGTTIITFLMVFLIQNSQNRDSAALQIKLDELIRATRARNSLLDVDNLDEEALERIRESYRKLAHNKEEEARQAKRAGHRVRAEDESDEACEEIREIERELAKASADQADADEDSDGKTKPA, encoded by the coding sequence ATGTCCAAGCTATCGCAGGCCTTCCGCAGCTTCGCCGAAGCGACCGCCCGTTATTCGGGCAAGCCCGCCGCCTTCCTGATCGCTGCCGCGGTCATCGTCGTGTGGGCAATTACCGGCCCGATGTTCAGTTTCAACGACACCTGGCAACTGGTGATCAACACGGGTACGACCATCATCACTTTCCTGATGGTGTTCCTGATCCAGAACAGCCAGAACCGCGACAGCGCCGCCCTGCAGATCAAGCTGGACGAGCTGATTCGCGCCACGCGGGCCCGCAACAGCCTGCTCGACGTGGACAACCTGGACGAGGAAGCGCTCGAGCGCATTCGGGAGAGCTACCGCAAGCTCGCCCATAACAAGGAAGAGGAGGCACGCCAGGCGAAACGGGCTGGCCACCGCGTCCGCGCCGAGGACGAGTCGGACGAGGCCTGCGAGGAGATCCGGGAGATCGAGCGCGAGCTGGCCAAGGCCAGTGCGGATCAGGCGGACGCGGACGAAGATTCGGACGGAAAGACGAAACCCGCCTAG
- the dxs gene encoding 1-deoxy-D-xylulose-5-phosphate synthase, with amino-acid sequence MIDPSRYPHLAHIEAPDDLRRVPDAELPDVADELRQYLIESVASSGGHFGAGLGVVELTVALHHVFDTPRDRLVWDVGHQCYPHKILTGRRDRITTIKKKDGLAPFPRREESEYDTFGVGHSSTSISAALGMAIAAQRKGDDRKVVAVIGDGAMTAGMAFEALNHGGDVEPNMLVVLNDNGMSISENVGAMTKMMARAMASRRLNAVRERAKKAIPRQSFFGRFFKNWEEHAKGMFLPSTLFEELGFHYTGPIDGHDIPALLRALRTVKNLPGPQLLHVITTKGKGYAPAEQAQIEYHAVGPFDPVAGVVKKNAPAKPSYTDVFGDWLCDMAAHDERLLGITPAMREGSGLVRFSKEYPERYFDVAIAEQHAVTLAAGMACEGAKPVVAIYSTFLQRAYDQAIHDVALQNLDVTFAIDRAGVVGPDGATHSGSFDLSFLRCLPNMVIMAPSDENECRMMLSTGFEYDGPAAIRYPRGTGPGAAVRKELDTLPIGKAELRRRGRNLAILSFGAMLAPAAVVAAELDATLVNMRFVKPLDEAMILELAKTHDAFVTLEDNAIAGGAGSGVAECLAAHGIVKPLLHLGLPDVYLEHGSREEVLSMAGLDLPGIRNAIRARFPQLASVAASAG; translated from the coding sequence ATGATCGACCCATCCCGCTATCCCCACCTGGCCCACATCGAGGCGCCGGACGACCTGCGCCGCGTGCCCGATGCCGAACTGCCCGACGTCGCCGACGAGCTGCGCCAGTACCTGATCGAATCGGTCGCCAGCTCCGGCGGCCATTTCGGCGCCGGTCTGGGCGTGGTCGAGCTCACCGTCGCGCTGCACCACGTGTTCGACACCCCGCGCGACCGCCTGGTGTGGGACGTGGGCCACCAGTGCTATCCGCACAAGATCCTGACCGGCCGGCGCGACCGGATCACCACGATCAAGAAAAAGGATGGCCTGGCGCCGTTCCCTCGCCGCGAGGAAAGCGAGTACGACACCTTCGGCGTCGGCCACTCTTCCACTTCGATCTCGGCCGCGCTGGGCATGGCCATCGCCGCGCAGCGCAAGGGCGACGACCGCAAGGTGGTGGCGGTGATCGGCGATGGCGCGATGACCGCCGGCATGGCGTTCGAGGCGCTCAACCATGGCGGTGACGTGGAGCCGAACATGCTGGTCGTGCTCAACGACAACGGCATGTCGATCAGCGAGAACGTCGGCGCGATGACCAAGATGATGGCGCGCGCCATGGCCAGCCGTCGGCTCAACGCCGTGCGCGAGCGGGCCAAGAAGGCGATCCCGCGGCAGTCGTTCTTCGGCCGCTTCTTCAAGAACTGGGAGGAGCATGCCAAGGGCATGTTCCTGCCCTCGACCCTGTTCGAGGAACTGGGCTTCCATTACACCGGCCCGATCGACGGCCACGACATCCCGGCCCTGCTGCGTGCGCTGCGCACGGTCAAGAACCTGCCCGGGCCGCAGCTGCTGCACGTGATCACCACCAAGGGCAAGGGCTACGCCCCGGCCGAGCAGGCGCAGATCGAATACCACGCGGTCGGCCCCTTCGACCCGGTTGCCGGCGTGGTGAAGAAGAACGCGCCGGCCAAGCCGAGCTATACCGACGTCTTCGGCGACTGGCTGTGCGACATGGCCGCCCATGACGAGCGGCTGCTCGGAATCACGCCGGCGATGCGCGAAGGCTCCGGCCTGGTGCGCTTCTCCAAGGAATATCCCGAACGCTACTTCGACGTGGCGATCGCCGAGCAGCACGCGGTGACGCTGGCCGCCGGCATGGCCTGCGAAGGCGCCAAGCCGGTGGTGGCGATCTACTCGACCTTCCTGCAGCGCGCCTATGACCAGGCGATCCACGACGTGGCACTGCAGAACTTGGACGTCACCTTCGCCATCGACCGCGCCGGCGTCGTCGGCCCGGACGGCGCCACGCATTCGGGCAGCTTCGATCTTTCGTTCCTGCGCTGCCTGCCGAACATGGTGATCATGGCGCCCTCGGACGAGAACGAGTGCCGCATGATGCTCAGCACCGGCTTCGAGTACGACGGCCCGGCGGCGATCCGTTACCCGCGCGGCACCGGCCCCGGCGCCGCCGTGCGCAAGGAGCTGGACACGCTGCCGATCGGCAAGGCCGAGCTGCGCCGGCGTGGCCGCAACCTGGCCATCCTCTCCTTCGGTGCGATGCTGGCGCCGGCCGCGGTAGTGGCGGCGGAGCTGGATGCGACGCTGGTCAACATGCGCTTCGTCAAGCCGCTGGACGAGGCGATGATCCTGGAGCTGGCGAAGACCCACGATGCCTTCGTCACGCTCGAGGACAATGCGATCGCCGGTGGCGCGGGCTCGGGCGTGGCCGAGTGCCTGGCCGCCCACGGGATCGTCAAGCCGCTATTGCATCTTGGCCTTCCGGACGTCTATCTGGAGCACGGCAGCCGCGAGGAAGTGCTCTCGATGGCCGGGCTGGATTTGCCTGGCATTCGCAACGCGATACGAGCACGGTTCCCGCAGCTTGCGAGCGTCGCGGCCAGCGCGGGTTGA
- a CDS encoding efflux RND transporter permease subunit, whose product MLVAIVRSALRAAGWVVLLAALVLALGVQRLIEARYDVFPDFVPAQATVQVEAPGFTALQVEQRVTQPIENAVNGTTAVDVVRSQSIQGLAVIDVVFKEGSDPFRDRQLLAERVGEAAASLPAGVDTPSLSPMTSSTMDLLKIGLVSDRLDPLALRDLADWTVKPRLLAVPGVADAIVFGGGVREWEVRVYPDRLAAYGLTLEDVRAAASSASGVRGAGYMDTPNQRVVLEADGGLSDPAQLGRTVVTRHAGRNITLADVASVGVGAAPAFGDARIDARPGILIAMTSQYGSNTLEVTRAVEKALDDLKPMLAGQGVTLVPALHRPATFVEVALANMRDALALGAALVLLVLVLFLKDWRTALISFVSIPLSLALAVLALRWFGWTINTMTLGGLAVALGVVVDDAIIDVENIDRRLRTAGGTAPRIDTVMAASLEVRRPVVLATVVVGLVFVPILLLPGLQGSFFAPLAGAFLLATFASLLVALTVTPALCLWLLRPGRRHREPRWLKRIKLAQHRLLERALPHGGALLAAALVVGALAVAALPFFGASLLPEFREGHFVLQLTGPSGASLAEMDRIGERISRGVLTIPGVASVSLQMGRAEAVQDTWPPNRGELHVELKPGLAADAQVRIENALRKLLDGYPGLNSEVVTFLGDRISESLSGETAPVTLSLYGPDLDRLDALAARAQSIVKAVPGAGSVRLAESADVPTLRIAPDPDRLSARGLRMTDVLDAVAAAHQGVVVGEVYRGVQPVAIRLTLDNTAVRDPEAVGALLLPAADGQSVPLSEVATVDLVKGRASVQHEGGRRRLVLAVTPATSDVVGFVAQARAELDRQLTLPAGYYVEFGGAAEGAVAARHALLLHSALAGAAIIALLLLSFPDRRSVALILANVPFALVGGVIAAALAGGVLSIGALVGFVTLFGIAARNTILLIAHYEHLVAVEGAHWNRYTVLRGARERLTPILMTALVTALGLLPLALGSGEPGREVEGPMAIVILGGLLTSTVLNLLVMPALAGRYLRPATPSDRA is encoded by the coding sequence GTGCTCGTCGCCATCGTCCGCAGCGCGTTGCGCGCCGCCGGCTGGGTGGTGTTGCTGGCCGCGCTGGTGCTGGCGCTGGGCGTGCAGCGGCTCATCGAGGCCCGCTACGACGTGTTTCCCGATTTCGTGCCGGCACAGGCCACCGTGCAGGTGGAGGCGCCTGGCTTCACCGCGCTGCAGGTCGAGCAGCGCGTCACCCAGCCGATCGAGAACGCGGTCAACGGAACCACGGCCGTCGACGTGGTGCGTTCGCAGTCGATCCAGGGCCTGGCGGTGATCGACGTGGTGTTCAAGGAAGGCAGCGATCCATTCCGCGATCGCCAGCTGCTGGCCGAGCGGGTCGGCGAGGCGGCCGCCAGCCTGCCGGCCGGCGTCGATACGCCTTCGTTGAGCCCGATGACGTCCTCGACCATGGACCTGCTCAAGATCGGCCTGGTCAGCGACCGGCTCGATCCGCTGGCCTTGCGCGATCTTGCCGACTGGACGGTCAAGCCGCGCCTGCTTGCGGTGCCGGGCGTGGCCGACGCGATCGTGTTCGGCGGCGGCGTGCGCGAATGGGAGGTGCGGGTGTATCCGGACCGCCTGGCCGCCTACGGCCTCACCCTTGAAGACGTGCGCGCGGCAGCCTCCTCCGCCAGCGGCGTGCGCGGCGCCGGCTACATGGACACGCCCAACCAGCGTGTGGTGCTCGAAGCCGATGGCGGCCTCAGCGACCCGGCGCAACTGGGCCGCACCGTGGTGACCCGCCATGCCGGGCGCAACATCACGCTGGCGGATGTGGCCAGCGTCGGCGTGGGCGCCGCGCCGGCGTTCGGCGACGCGCGCATCGACGCGCGGCCGGGCATCCTCATCGCGATGACCAGCCAGTACGGCAGCAACACGCTGGAAGTCACCCGCGCGGTCGAGAAGGCGCTGGACGATCTCAAGCCCATGCTCGCCGGCCAGGGCGTCACGCTGGTGCCGGCGCTGCACCGCCCGGCGACCTTCGTCGAGGTTGCGCTGGCCAACATGCGCGATGCGCTGGCCTTAGGCGCCGCGCTGGTGTTGCTGGTGCTGGTGCTGTTCCTGAAGGACTGGCGCACGGCGCTGATTTCCTTCGTCAGCATCCCGTTGTCGCTGGCGCTGGCCGTGCTCGCGCTGCGCTGGTTCGGCTGGACGATCAACACGATGACGCTGGGCGGCCTGGCGGTGGCGCTGGGCGTGGTGGTGGACGACGCGATCATCGACGTGGAGAACATCGACCGGCGCCTGCGCACGGCGGGGGGCACGGCACCACGCATCGATACGGTCATGGCCGCCTCGCTGGAAGTGCGCCGGCCGGTGGTGCTGGCCACTGTGGTGGTCGGGCTGGTGTTCGTGCCGATCCTGTTGCTGCCGGGCCTGCAGGGGAGTTTCTTCGCGCCATTGGCCGGCGCGTTCCTGCTGGCCACCTTCGCTTCGCTGCTGGTGGCGCTGACGGTGACGCCGGCGCTGTGTTTGTGGCTGCTGCGCCCGGGCCGACGCCATCGCGAGCCGCGCTGGCTCAAGCGCATCAAACTCGCCCAGCACCGCCTGCTCGAACGCGCGCTGCCGCACGGCGGCGCGCTGCTGGCGGCCGCGCTGGTCGTCGGTGCGCTGGCGGTGGCGGCGTTGCCGTTCTTCGGCGCCTCGCTGCTGCCCGAGTTCCGCGAAGGGCATTTCGTGTTGCAGCTGACCGGCCCCTCGGGCGCCTCGCTGGCGGAGATGGACCGCATCGGCGAGCGGATCAGCCGCGGCGTGCTGACGATCCCCGGCGTGGCCAGCGTGTCGCTGCAGATGGGCCGCGCCGAAGCGGTGCAGGACACCTGGCCGCCCAACCGCGGCGAGCTGCATGTGGAGTTGAAGCCGGGTCTGGCGGCGGACGCGCAGGTGCGCATCGAGAACGCGCTGCGCAAATTGCTGGACGGCTATCCCGGCCTGAACTCGGAGGTGGTGACCTTCCTCGGTGACCGCATCAGCGAATCGCTCTCGGGCGAAACGGCGCCGGTCACGCTGAGCCTCTACGGCCCGGACCTCGATCGCCTCGACGCGCTGGCGGCGCGGGCGCAGTCCATCGTAAAGGCCGTTCCCGGCGCCGGCAGCGTGCGGCTGGCCGAATCGGCCGACGTGCCGACCCTGCGTATCGCGCCCGACCCGGACCGGCTGTCCGCACGCGGCCTGCGCATGACCGACGTGCTGGACGCCGTGGCCGCCGCGCACCAGGGCGTGGTCGTTGGCGAGGTCTACCGCGGCGTCCAGCCGGTCGCGATCCGGTTGACCCTCGACAACACAGCCGTGCGCGACCCGGAGGCCGTCGGCGCGTTGCTGCTGCCGGCCGCCGACGGCCAGAGCGTGCCGCTGTCCGAGGTCGCCACGGTCGACCTGGTCAAGGGTCGCGCCAGCGTGCAGCACGAGGGCGGCCGGCGTCGGCTCGTGCTGGCGGTGACGCCGGCCACGTCCGACGTGGTCGGCTTCGTGGCTCAGGCGCGCGCAGAGCTGGACCGGCAACTGACGCTGCCGGCCGGCTATTACGTCGAGTTCGGCGGCGCCGCCGAAGGCGCGGTGGCCGCGCGGCACGCGTTGCTGCTGCACAGCGCGCTCGCGGGCGCGGCGATCATCGCGCTGTTGCTGCTCTCCTTCCCCGACCGGCGCAGCGTGGCGCTGATTTTGGCCAACGTGCCGTTCGCGCTGGTCGGCGGCGTGATCGCCGCGGCGCTGGCTGGCGGCGTGCTGTCGATCGGCGCGCTGGTCGGCTTCGTCACGCTGTTCGGCATCGCCGCGCGCAACACGATCCTGCTGATCGCCCACTACGAGCACCTGGTCGCCGTCGAAGGCGCGCACTGGAACCGCTACACGGTGCTGCGGGGAGCGCGCGAGCGGTTGACGCCGATCCTGATGACCGCGCTGGTCACCGCGCTGGGCCTGCTGCCGCTGGCGCTGGGCAGCGGCGAGCCCGGGCGCGAGGTGGAGGGACCGATGGCGATCGTGATCCTGGGTGGCCTGCTCACGTCCACCGTGCTCAACCTGCTCGTCATGCCGGCGCTTGCCGGCCGCTACCTGCGGCCTGCCACCCCGTCCGATCGCGCGTAG
- a CDS encoding GFA family protein: MRYHGSCHCGRVAFDVEGELDQVIDCNCSHCSRKGYLLWFVPRGQLELATPEADMATYTFNKHAIEHRFCPQCGCAPLAFGTAPDGQSMAAINARCLEGLDLAALKRVPVDGRSF, encoded by the coding sequence ATGCGCTACCACGGCAGCTGCCATTGCGGCCGCGTCGCCTTCGACGTCGAGGGCGAGCTTGACCAGGTGATCGACTGCAACTGCTCGCACTGCAGCCGCAAGGGCTACCTGCTCTGGTTCGTGCCGCGTGGCCAGCTTGAGCTGGCCACGCCGGAAGCCGACATGGCGACCTACACTTTCAACAAACATGCCATCGAGCACCGCTTCTGCCCGCAATGCGGTTGTGCGCCGCTGGCGTTCGGCACCGCGCCGGATGGCCAGTCGATGGCCGCGATCAACGCGCGCTGCCTGGAAGGACTGGACCTGGCTGCACTCAAGCGCGTGCCGGTGGACGGACGCAGCTTCTAG
- a CDS encoding RidA family protein — protein sequence MNGRPSAPRASRRPLTLLGCMGLVLAAAVQAQDTPQAINPPELPPAHGYSHVVVAPPGRMVSISGQVAMDREGRVVGEGDFRAQCVQVFENLRIALRSAGLDFKDVVRTDMYVTDLAHLDVLRDVRARYLPADAPATSTLVKVDALFRPELMIEVAAEAVQPSGRKPRR from the coding sequence ATGAACGGACGTCCATCCGCGCCCCGCGCCTCGCGCAGGCCACTTACCCTGCTGGGCTGCATGGGGCTGGTCCTCGCCGCTGCCGTGCAGGCCCAGGACACACCGCAGGCCATCAACCCGCCGGAGCTGCCGCCAGCGCACGGCTATTCGCACGTCGTGGTCGCGCCGCCGGGGCGGATGGTGTCGATTTCCGGCCAGGTCGCGATGGACCGCGAGGGCAGGGTGGTCGGCGAAGGCGATTTCCGTGCCCAGTGCGTGCAGGTGTTCGAAAACCTGCGCATCGCGCTGAGGAGTGCGGGGCTGGACTTCAAGGACGTGGTGCGCACCGACATGTATGTCACCGACCTTGCGCACCTGGACGTGTTGCGCGATGTGCGGGCGCGTTACCTGCCCGCCGACGCGCCGGCCACCAGCACGCTGGTGAAGGTCGACGCATTGTTCCGGCCCGAACTGATGATCGAGGTAGCCGCCGAGGCGGTCCAGCCGTCCGGGCGAAAACCGCGACGCTGA
- a CDS encoding HNH endonuclease, with amino-acid sequence MLMEVPRRDLNATRVLSLDAAGRILDWISWQDAVCLYVREAVAWTLGDPCLTVHGGHNRARGERSRLDLHPIIASTGHCRDHAIDPAPALTNTALFARDRHLCLYCGNQFSRGELTRDHVEPVSHGGKDEWENVVSACLNCNLRKANRTPQQAHMPLLAVPYRPSWVEHLILSNRNILADQMEFLVNHLPRDRRRAMG; translated from the coding sequence ATGCTGATGGAAGTGCCACGCCGGGACCTCAACGCGACCCGGGTGCTGTCGCTGGACGCCGCCGGCCGGATCCTGGACTGGATCAGCTGGCAGGACGCCGTTTGCCTCTACGTGCGCGAAGCGGTCGCCTGGACGCTGGGCGACCCCTGCCTGACCGTGCACGGCGGCCACAACCGCGCCCGCGGCGAGCGCAGCAGGCTGGACCTGCATCCGATCATCGCCAGCACCGGCCATTGCCGCGACCACGCGATCGATCCGGCGCCAGCGCTGACCAATACCGCGCTGTTCGCCCGCGACCGCCACCTTTGCCTGTATTGCGGCAATCAATTCTCCCGCGGCGAACTGACCCGCGACCACGTCGAGCCGGTCTCGCACGGCGGCAAGGACGAATGGGAGAACGTGGTCAGCGCGTGCCTCAACTGCAATTTGAGGAAAGCCAACCGCACCCCACAGCAGGCCCACATGCCGCTGCTGGCCGTGCCCTACCGGCCCAGCTGGGTGGAGCACCTGATCCTGTCCAACCGCAACATCCTGGCCGACCAGATGGAATTCCTGGTCAACCATCTGCCGCGCGACCGGCGGCGGGCGATGGGCTAG